Proteins co-encoded in one Campylobacter ornithocola genomic window:
- the abc-f gene encoding ribosomal protection-like ABC-F family protein — MALIDLIDANKKFNTKIVLENANFSANLGEKIAIIGKNGEGKSSFLKALMGTLKLDSGRVIRQNNTSIGMLSQQVSFESTLSVNEAIKKELEEIYQALKEFENYNEKLALDPENKEYLKKVDELSLFIDSKDAWNLDQKIQRILEEFKLLEYKDRTLCSLSGGEIRRVGLCTLLLKNPDILLLDEPTNHLDVYMSSFLEERLKATKMCVIFISHDRYFIDAIAQKCIEIEAGKLSIFEGGYTQYLEKKAAILASLAKSHETLLKQLKSEEEWLRRGVKARLKRNEGRKERIFKMREEAKKNPGAIKRLQLEIKRASKNFNQTQSQNRKKMLFELKNISKSIADKILFKDFNVRILQGERIAIVGKNGCGKSTFLKILLDQIPLDSGEIKRGEVKIGYFDQSRSLLNTDKKLLEIFCPNGGDHIQVRGKNMHVYGYLKQFLFPKEFLEQSVSVLSGGEKNRVALALLFTKEYDVLILDEPTNDLDIATINILEEYLLSFEGAILLVSHDRYFVDKIATKLYAFEDNANINIEVLSYSEYLENEKEYKDFEEFSKSLEINTTTSVKTKEKSTKKLSYKENEILTSYPDKIHKLEEEIKNLKISLSDPELYQKFGINKLYEELKEKQDLLTILEEKYFNTLEKIEE, encoded by the coding sequence TTGGCTTTAATAGATTTAATTGATGCAAACAAAAAATTTAATACAAAAATAGTTTTAGAAAATGCAAATTTTAGTGCAAATTTAGGAGAAAAAATCGCCATTATAGGTAAAAATGGTGAAGGAAAATCAAGCTTTTTAAAAGCTCTTATGGGAACTTTAAAACTAGATAGTGGTAGAGTCATTAGACAAAACAATACTAGTATAGGTATGCTAAGCCAACAAGTAAGCTTTGAAAGCACTTTAAGCGTAAACGAAGCCATAAAAAAAGAACTTGAAGAAATTTATCAAGCCTTAAAAGAATTTGAAAACTACAATGAAAAACTAGCTCTTGATCCAGAAAACAAAGAATATTTAAAAAAAGTAGATGAATTAAGTTTATTTATAGATTCAAAAGACGCGTGGAATTTAGACCAGAAAATACAAAGAATACTAGAAGAATTTAAACTACTAGAATACAAAGACAGAACACTTTGCTCTTTAAGTGGTGGCGAGATAAGACGCGTAGGACTTTGCACGCTTTTGCTTAAAAATCCTGATATATTATTGCTTGATGAGCCAACCAACCATTTGGATGTATATATGAGTAGCTTTTTAGAAGAAAGATTAAAAGCTACTAAAATGTGCGTTATTTTCATCTCTCATGATAGGTATTTTATCGATGCAATAGCACAAAAATGCATAGAAATAGAAGCAGGAAAATTAAGCATTTTTGAGGGCGGATATACACAATATCTAGAAAAAAAAGCAGCTATTTTAGCTTCCTTAGCTAAAAGCCATGAAACCTTACTTAAGCAACTAAAAAGCGAGGAAGAATGGCTAAGAAGAGGAGTTAAAGCTAGACTTAAACGCAACGAAGGACGCAAAGAACGCATTTTTAAAATGCGCGAAGAAGCTAAGAAAAACCCAGGAGCTATCAAACGCTTACAACTTGAAATCAAAAGAGCAAGCAAAAATTTCAATCAAACTCAAAGTCAAAACCGCAAAAAAATGCTTTTTGAACTTAAAAATATCTCAAAATCCATAGCAGACAAGATACTTTTTAAAGACTTTAATGTACGAATTTTACAAGGTGAACGCATAGCCATAGTAGGTAAAAATGGCTGTGGGAAATCTACTTTTTTAAAGATTTTACTTGATCAAATTCCGCTTGATAGCGGGGAGATTAAAAGAGGCGAAGTTAAAATAGGCTATTTTGATCAAAGCAGGAGCTTACTCAATACTGATAAAAAACTTTTAGAAATTTTTTGTCCAAATGGTGGTGATCATATTCAAGTACGTGGTAAAAATATGCATGTTTATGGGTATTTAAAACAGTTTTTATTTCCGAAAGAATTTTTAGAGCAAAGTGTGAGTGTTTTAAGTGGGGGTGAAAAAAACAGAGTTGCTCTAGCCTTGCTTTTTACTAAAGAATATGATGTGTTAATCTTAGATGAACCAACAAATGATTTAGACATAGCTACAATTAATATCTTAGAAGAATATTTACTTTCTTTTGAAGGTGCGATTTTGCTTGTATCACATGATAGATATTTTGTTGATAAAATAGCAACTAAACTTTATGCTTTTGAAGATAATGCAAATATTAATATAGAAGTTCTTTCTTATAGTGAGTATTTAGAAAATGAAAAAGAATATAAGGACTTTGAAGAATTTTCTAAAAGCTTAGAAATAAATACCACAACAAGCGTAAAAACAAAAGAAAAATCGACTAAGAAACTAAGCTATAAAGAAAATGAAATTTTAACTTCCTATCCTGATAAAATTCACAAGCTAGAAGAAGAGATAAAAAATTTAAAAATTTCTTTATCAGATCCTGAGCTTTATCAAAAATTTGGAATTAACAAGCTTTATGAAGAATTAAAAGAAAAACAAGATTTATTGACTATTTTAGAAGAGAAATATTTTAATACTCTTGAAAAAATCGAAGAATAG
- a CDS encoding metallophosphoesterase, which translates to MRVFVFFTLLVLFFALANWYIYKRFLSRIVFLKPYKKFVLVFILMVFVCELIFFINMRGDFLHEKLYYILAIFPTITCFFLLFGLVFEIGSWVFFNENRKEQIFSTQRRKFLKLIFDSWLIVLSVSMVFKGFVNAISTPRVNEVDIKIKNLKEDLNIALLSDIHLGKNLGEDFLKTLIDEVNALNVDMVIIAGDLIDADIASMSYINLLENFKSKYGTYYVYGNHEYYNDINTIGKKLKTLKNFKVLEDESVDFGDFTLSGTLDLSAKRLGFKESSIEKIKAQINQKKVNILITHQPKYVKTYDVSGFDLILSGHTHAGQIFPFSLLVYLEQGFVYGLYKLNKESLLYVSSGAGFWGPAVRFLAPSEIALIRLKGE; encoded by the coding sequence ATGAGAGTGTTTGTTTTTTTTACTTTACTAGTTTTATTTTTTGCTTTGGCAAATTGGTATATTTATAAAAGATTTCTAAGTAGAATTGTTTTTTTAAAACCTTATAAGAAGTTTGTATTAGTTTTTATTTTAATGGTTTTTGTATGCGAGTTGATTTTTTTTATAAATATGCGTGGAGATTTTTTACATGAAAAGCTTTATTATATTTTAGCTATTTTTCCTACTATTACCTGCTTTTTTTTGCTTTTTGGATTAGTGTTTGAAATTGGTTCTTGGGTTTTTTTTAATGAAAATAGAAAAGAACAAATTTTTAGTACTCAAAGAAGAAAATTTTTAAAATTAATTTTTGATTCTTGGCTTATTGTACTTAGTGTTAGTATGGTGTTTAAGGGTTTTGTAAATGCTATTAGTACGCCTAGGGTTAATGAAGTAGATATTAAAATCAAAAATTTAAAAGAAGATTTAAACATAGCCTTGCTTTCTGATATACATTTGGGTAAAAATCTAGGAGAAGATTTTTTAAAAACCTTAATTGATGAGGTGAATGCTTTAAATGTTGATATGGTTATTATAGCTGGAGATTTAATCGATGCAGATATTGCTAGTATGTCTTATATTAATTTATTAGAGAATTTTAAATCAAAATACGGCACTTATTATGTTTATGGAAATCATGAGTATTATAATGATATAAATACGATAGGTAAAAAGCTAAAAACGCTTAAAAATTTTAAAGTTTTAGAAGATGAAAGTGTGGATTTTGGAGATTTTACTTTAAGTGGGACTTTAGATTTAAGTGCAAAGCGTTTGGGTTTTAAAGAAAGTAGTATAGAAAAAATCAAAGCTCAAATCAACCAAAAAAAGGTCAATATTTTAATCACACATCAGCCAAAGTATGTAAAAACTTATGATGTAAGTGGGTTTGATTTGATTTTATCAGGACATACTCATGCAGGGCAAATTTTCCCTTTTTCTTTGTTGGTATATTTAGAGCAAGGTTTTGTGTATGGACTTTATAAATTAAACAAAGAAAGTTTACTTTATGTAAGTAGCGGAGCTGGGTTTTGGGGGCCTGCTGTGAGATTTTTAGCTCCTAGTGAGATAGCTTTGATTAGATTAAAAGGAGAATAA
- a CDS encoding phosphatidylserine decarboxylase — translation MGFSNSASKMFGIIAKYKFPKIIQKNINKAYVNAFNINMSEFKPLEEYESLNALFTRSLLNERELEDGFTSPSDGKILELGSSFQNDLKENLAFSIKGSSYSIEELLKNSASKEELENGIDYANIYLSPKDYHHYHAPCNMQILSATYMSGALFSVSEAKLAKIINLYTKNERVVLKCLVDGKFILWMVFVGALNVGKMHFVFDTSIQTNAANFDFTHTYEDLFVKKGQRLGNFELGSTIVLITQKGFLKFIKNAYEKVEFSKKIADFA, via the coding sequence ATGGGGTTTAGTAATAGTGCTTCAAAAATGTTTGGAATTATAGCAAAGTATAAATTTCCAAAAATCATACAAAAAAATATCAATAAAGCCTATGTTAATGCTTTTAATATCAATATGAGTGAATTTAAGCCTTTAGAAGAGTATGAGAGCTTAAATGCTTTATTTACAAGAAGTTTATTAAATGAGCGAGAATTAGAAGATGGATTTACAAGCCCAAGTGATGGTAAAATTTTAGAACTTGGAAGTAGTTTTCAAAATGACTTAAAAGAAAATTTAGCTTTTAGTATTAAAGGTTCAAGTTATAGTATAGAAGAGCTTTTAAAAAATTCAGCTAGCAAAGAAGAATTAGAAAATGGTATAGATTATGCAAACATTTATTTATCTCCAAAAGATTATCATCATTATCATGCACCTTGTAATATGCAAATTTTAAGCGCTACTTATATGAGTGGGGCTTTATTTAGTGTGAGTGAGGCAAAACTTGCAAAGATTATAAATCTTTATACTAAAAATGAAAGAGTAGTCTTAAAGTGCTTAGTAGATGGAAAATTTATACTTTGGATGGTATTTGTGGGTGCGCTAAATGTAGGCAAAATGCATTTTGTATTTGATACTAGCATACAAACTAATGCTGCAAATTTTGATTTTACTCATACTTATGAAGATCTTTTTGTAAAAAAAGGTCAAAGGCTTGGAAATTTTGAATTAGGTTCAACTATAGTTTTAATCACTCAAAAAGGATTTTTAAAATTTATTAAAAATGCTTATGAAAAAGTTGAATTTTCTAAGAAGATTGCGGACTTTGCTTAG
- a CDS encoding FlhB-like flagellar biosynthesis protein codes for MAKKTKKAVALGYNKEDQNAPKILANAKGENATKIISLAKENGIPIKEDKDLVEVLSKLDLGDEIPPNMYKAVAEIFAFLYKVANEDEAKQSPQSS; via the coding sequence ATGGCTAAAAAAACAAAAAAAGCCGTTGCACTAGGCTATAACAAAGAAGATCAAAATGCACCAAAAATCCTAGCTAATGCTAAAGGTGAAAACGCTACTAAAATCATCTCTTTAGCTAAAGAGAACGGTATACCCATAAAAGAAGATAAAGACTTAGTAGAAGTGCTTAGCAAACTTGATCTAGGCGATGAAATCCCACCTAATATGTATAAAGCGGTAGCTGAAATTTTTGCCTTTTTATATAAAGTTGCCAATGAGGATGAAGCTAAGCAAAGTCCGCAATCTTCTTAG
- a CDS encoding flagellar hook-length control protein FliK, with protein MITNISNNQNQFAKNETNKENKSEKSDKKNSLNEALKNPLFSKNNPEVKLPKDYVSKIDQKLQELLNKLLDQIKINKDPDLAVLKNHKDLNFAPNFANEIKKLQTELSKNPEFEKLLKNLEDLVKPAKDINNKNLSSLVKNSGVFLEAKLNYSLKEQNLPQSFFNLLNTIKGATSENLKRDISNLDLKNLDTTNTLKELIYVLQNHKKNNKASLENTNYKTLFKLFDKIENFKNYINKNPSSISQEKLQNIANNFIKNLNKNLTLINKELAKPENIKIQNTHTLKELSQNIKNLIILLKDIKTPENKNEIKQEFSDKTIQNKDIKENPKEESKDPKIPQKNTKEEKEIQYKQENLPQSKEIKENLSKDKEIQNAKEEKIPQNKDIKENPKEESKAPQKNTEEINKNQNLQTNNAKLEDIFKSTSGKILLEDIFKQNVSKNLNFSQNLQEEILNNLNKELGLIGRKLNEVLKALDPKNYEAKNSLDDVKNIEKKLELSIKDLGKITPKDTTEISSELQKDIKSTLLQVSNLAKNLDNESILNQTNRLIAQLEFNQLLSLANNSIHTFLPFFWDDLEKSNVVFKRGKKDKFYAQINLEFEKLGKINVFLSLSNDKYIDINMMIENANFRKKLYERVHELKKALVKVGLLSSNFFISDIVKSKFQNQEEYNDFNMGFDTRA; from the coding sequence ATGATAACTAATATTTCTAACAACCAAAATCAATTTGCAAAAAACGAAACAAATAAAGAAAACAAAAGTGAAAAATCAGATAAAAAAAATTCACTGAATGAAGCTTTAAAAAATCCTTTATTTTCTAAAAATAATCCTGAAGTTAAACTACCCAAAGACTATGTTAGCAAAATCGACCAAAAACTACAAGAATTATTAAACAAACTCCTAGATCAAATCAAAATCAACAAAGACCCTGATTTAGCAGTATTAAAAAATCACAAAGATTTAAATTTTGCACCCAATTTTGCCAATGAAATTAAAAAACTTCAAACAGAGCTTTCTAAAAATCCTGAATTTGAAAAACTGCTTAAAAATTTAGAAGATCTAGTTAAACCTGCCAAAGACATTAACAATAAAAACCTTTCATCTTTAGTAAAAAATTCAGGTGTATTTTTAGAAGCAAAACTCAATTATTCTTTAAAAGAGCAAAATTTACCACAAAGCTTTTTTAACCTTTTAAATACTATAAAAGGTGCTACTAGTGAAAATTTAAAACGCGATATAAGTAATTTAGATCTTAAAAACCTTGATACTACAAATACTTTAAAAGAACTTATTTATGTTTTACAAAACCACAAAAAAAACAATAAAGCTTCTTTAGAAAATACAAACTATAAAACACTTTTTAAATTATTTGACAAAATTGAAAATTTCAAAAACTATATCAATAAAAATCCAAGCTCCATTAGTCAAGAAAAATTACAAAATATTGCCAATAATTTCATCAAAAACCTTAACAAAAATTTAACTCTCATCAACAAAGAACTAGCTAAACCTGAAAATATAAAAATTCAAAACACACATACACTTAAAGAGCTTAGTCAAAATATAAAAAATCTTATAATACTTTTAAAAGATATAAAAACCCCTGAAAACAAAAATGAAATAAAGCAGGAATTTTCAGATAAAACAATCCAAAACAAAGATATCAAAGAAAATCCTAAAGAAGAATCAAAAGATCCAAAAATACCACAAAAAAACACCAAAGAAGAAAAAGAAATTCAATACAAGCAAGAAAATTTGCCTCAAAGCAAAGAAATTAAAGAAAATTTATCAAAAGATAAAGAAATTCAAAATGCAAAAGAAGAAAAAATACCACAAAACAAAGATATCAAAGAAAATCCTAAAGAAGAATCAAAAGCACCGCAAAAAAATACTGAAGAGATAAATAAAAACCAAAATTTACAAACAAACAACGCTAAACTAGAAGATATTTTTAAAAGCACTTCAGGCAAAATTTTACTAGAAGATATTTTTAAACAAAATGTAAGTAAAAATCTTAACTTTAGCCAAAATTTACAAGAAGAAATTTTAAATAACCTTAACAAAGAATTAGGTCTAATAGGAAGAAAGCTCAATGAAGTTTTAAAAGCTTTAGATCCTAAAAACTATGAAGCAAAAAATTCTTTAGATGATGTAAAAAACATAGAAAAAAAACTAGAGCTTTCTATAAAAGATCTTGGAAAAATTACCCCAAAAGATACCACAGAAATCTCTTCAGAATTACAAAAAGATATCAAATCAACTCTTTTGCAAGTTTCTAATCTAGCTAAAAATTTAGACAATGAAAGCATATTAAATCAAACAAATCGTCTCATAGCTCAACTTGAATTTAATCAACTTTTATCTTTAGCTAATAATAGCATTCATACTTTTCTACCATTTTTTTGGGATGATTTGGAAAAATCCAATGTAGTTTTTAAACGTGGCAAGAAAGATAAATTTTACGCACAAATTAATCTTGAATTTGAAAAACTAGGAAAAATCAATGTATTTTTATCGTTAAGTAATGATAAATACATCGATATAAATATGATGATAGAAAATGCTAATTTTAGAAAAAAACTCTACGAAAGAGTGCATGAGCTAAAAAAGGCTTTGGTAAAAGTAGGACTTTTGAGCTCTAATTTTTTCATTAGCGATATAGTTAAAAGTAAATTTCAAAATCAAGAAGAATACAATGACTTTAACATGGGTTTTGATACAAGGGCTTAA
- a CDS encoding MFS transporter encodes MLSSKRTIRSLTALFFGMIFVFIGSALTVNSIAIILKHNDVSNFYIGVIGSCYFLGAMVSTISAHRIVSKVGHIRSFGIFAIIFGIATMLHSINFNLYFWMILRFLLGFCYYALLMVIESWLNEKAKNAIRSRVIAFYEVVFYSSSGFGILLMSFDFPSNTVFILSASFIMFASIPLFLIRIKEPVLPQKTKISIPKVFDIVPLALVTSFIAGMLLNGFFSMASLFIIIQGFGAKEASFFIFCTMLGGFISQLFIGTLSDKISRKFAIILCAFTALSAMLCILLLSYNIYLKYFFGFLLGMGMCCLYALSLARANDMLDDSSKRVELGRAVLFTYSFGALFAPAILGILMYYFEGNGFMYFYIVLLTILILFAIDKPKFKNLTKFKRKPGNMVMLDDN; translated from the coding sequence ATGTTAAGCTCAAAAAGAACGATTAGATCACTAACTGCATTGTTTTTTGGTATGATTTTTGTTTTTATAGGAAGTGCTTTAACGGTGAATTCTATAGCTATTATTTTAAAACACAATGATGTTAGTAATTTCTACATAGGAGTAATAGGAAGTTGTTATTTTCTTGGAGCCATGGTAAGCACTATTAGTGCCCATAGAATAGTCTCTAAGGTAGGACATATAAGATCTTTTGGAATTTTTGCTATTATTTTTGGTATTGCTACTATGCTTCATAGTATAAATTTTAATCTTTATTTTTGGATGATCTTGAGATTTTTACTAGGTTTTTGTTATTATGCACTTTTAATGGTTATAGAATCATGGCTAAACGAAAAAGCCAAAAATGCCATTCGCTCAAGAGTAATAGCCTTTTATGAAGTAGTATTTTATTCATCATCAGGCTTTGGAATTTTACTTATGTCATTTGATTTCCCAAGCAACACAGTGTTTATTTTAAGCGCTAGTTTTATTATGTTTGCTTCTATTCCTTTATTTTTAATCCGTATTAAAGAACCAGTTTTACCACAAAAAACCAAAATTTCCATTCCTAAAGTTTTTGATATAGTGCCTTTAGCTTTAGTTACGAGTTTTATAGCAGGCATGCTTTTAAATGGCTTTTTTTCTATGGCTTCTTTGTTTATAATTATACAAGGATTTGGTGCAAAAGAAGCTTCGTTTTTTATTTTTTGTACCATGTTGGGAGGATTTATATCTCAACTTTTTATCGGAACTCTTTCTGATAAAATCAGTCGCAAATTTGCTATTATTTTATGTGCTTTTACAGCCTTAAGTGCTATGCTTTGTATTTTATTGCTAAGCTATAATATTTATTTAAAATACTTTTTTGGCTTTTTACTAGGTATGGGAATGTGTTGTTTGTATGCTCTTTCTCTAGCTAGAGCAAATGATATGCTTGATGATTCTAGCAAAAGAGTTGAGCTTGGTAGAGCTGTTCTTTTTACCTATTCTTTTGGTGCTTTATTTGCACCTGCTATACTTGGAATTTTGATGTATTATTTTGAAGGCAATGGATTTATGTATTTTTACATCGTTTTATTAACCATTCTAATCCTTTTTGCTATAGATAAACCAAAATTTAAAAATCTAACCAAATTCAAAAGAAAACCAGGTAATATGGTAATGCTAGATGATAACTAA
- a CDS encoding AtpZ/AtpI family protein — translation MNKRQKIIRKGIEAADGLSLGISMVIAVLIGVGIGYFLKNLTGIAWLFWIGVFIGVAAAILNVYKAYKAQVKSYEEFKEENRYKDLKNDPKA, via the coding sequence ATGAATAAAAGACAAAAAATTATCCGCAAGGGTATAGAGGCTGCAGATGGATTAAGCCTTGGTATATCTATGGTTATAGCTGTTTTAATTGGAGTTGGTATAGGCTATTTTTTAAAAAATTTAACTGGCATAGCTTGGCTTTTTTGGATAGGAGTATTCATAGGAGTGGCTGCAGCGATTTTAAATGTCTATAAAGCTTACAAAGCTCAAGTAAAAAGCTATGAAGAATTTAAAGAAGAAAATCGCTATAAAGATTTAAAAAATGATCCTAAAGCCTAA
- the hemL gene encoding glutamate-1-semialdehyde 2,1-aminomutase, which produces MKNNKKAFEEACGYIAGGVDSPVRAFASVGSNPLFIKQGKGAYISDIEENTYIDYVQSWGPLLFGHCDEDIEKACKKALEHGSSFGAPTLAETKLAKFILKDWPHLDKIRFVSSGTEATMSAIRLARGFSKKDKIIKFEGCYHGHSDSLLVSAGSGAATFNTPSSLGVLTDVAKNTLVAIYNDIDSVKNLVTNNDNIACIIIEPIAGNMGLVPAKIEFLQELRRLCDEHQILLIFDEVMSGFRASYLGSFGINNIKADIVTFGKVIGGGIPAAAFAAKAEIMDLLSPLGGVYQAGTLSGNPLAMAAGYASLKKAKNYEGLYEKLEKLGKRLTQGFKEAANDCNIPLQVNCIGSMFGFFFCENPVNNYQDALKSDTKLFAKFHAQMLSKGVYLAPSQFETGFICECMDKKIIDKTIQAAQESFKAL; this is translated from the coding sequence ATGAAAAACAACAAAAAAGCCTTTGAAGAAGCTTGTGGATACATAGCAGGCGGAGTAGATTCTCCTGTGCGTGCTTTTGCAAGTGTAGGTAGCAATCCATTGTTTATCAAACAGGGGAAAGGTGCTTATATTAGCGATATAGAAGAAAATACTTATATAGACTATGTGCAAAGCTGGGGACCTTTACTTTTTGGACATTGTGATGAGGATATTGAAAAAGCTTGCAAGAAAGCTTTAGAGCATGGTTCAAGTTTTGGCGCACCAACCCTAGCTGAAACTAAGTTAGCTAAATTTATCCTAAAAGATTGGCCTCATTTAGACAAAATACGTTTTGTAAGTAGTGGCACTGAAGCTACTATGAGTGCTATTCGCCTTGCAAGAGGGTTTAGTAAAAAAGACAAAATCATTAAATTTGAAGGATGTTATCATGGACATTCTGATTCTTTGTTGGTCAGTGCAGGAAGTGGTGCAGCTACTTTTAACACCCCAAGTTCTTTAGGGGTTTTAACAGATGTAGCCAAAAATACTTTAGTGGCTATTTATAATGATATTGACAGTGTAAAAAATTTAGTTACAAATAATGATAATATAGCTTGTATTATCATAGAGCCAATTGCTGGAAATATGGGCTTAGTACCTGCTAAAATAGAATTTTTACAAGAACTAAGAAGATTATGTGATGAACATCAAATTCTTTTGATTTTTGATGAAGTTATGAGCGGCTTTAGAGCTTCATATTTAGGTTCTTTTGGAATCAATAATATAAAAGCTGATATAGTAACCTTTGGTAAAGTTATAGGCGGAGGCATACCTGCGGCAGCTTTTGCAGCAAAAGCTGAAATTATGGATTTATTAAGTCCTTTGGGTGGAGTATATCAAGCAGGAACACTAAGCGGCAACCCTCTTGCCATGGCTGCAGGCTATGCGAGCTTAAAAAAAGCAAAAAATTATGAAGGCTTGTATGAAAAATTAGAAAAACTAGGCAAAAGACTTACTCAAGGTTTTAAAGAAGCTGCAAATGATTGTAACATCCCTTTGCAAGTTAATTGTATTGGCTCTATGTTTGGATTTTTCTTTTGCGAAAACCCTGTTAATAATTATCAAGATGCTCTAAAATCAGATACTAAATTATTTGCCAAATTTCATGCACAAATGCTAAGTAAAGGTGTGTATCTAGCACCATCTCAATTTGAAACAGGTTTTATATGTGAATGTATGGATAAAAAAATCATTGATAAAACCATACAAGCAGCACAAGAAAGTTTCAAAGCCCTATGA
- the folD gene encoding bifunctional methylenetetrahydrofolate dehydrogenase/methenyltetrahydrofolate cyclohydrolase FolD, translating to MILLDGKKLSDEIKNNLKQEVLELKIKSIEPCLAVILVGEDPASTTYVSSKAKACEQCGIKSLVYKLDVNTTQNELLALINTLNHDDSVDGILVQLPLPIHINKDIILENINFNKDVDGFHPFNVGNLNLNLKGGFLPCTPLGVMKILEHYNIKLQGADVVVIGASNIVGRPMATLLLNANASVSVCHIYTKDLKAYTKNADIIIVAAGCPNLLKEDMVKEGAIVVDVGINRVDGKIVGDVDFENVSKKASYITPVPGGVGPMTIAMLLENTIKSAKNRIKK from the coding sequence ATGATACTTTTAGATGGTAAAAAGTTAAGTGATGAGATTAAAAATAATCTAAAACAAGAAGTATTAGAACTTAAAATCAAAAGTATAGAGCCTTGCTTGGCTGTGATTTTGGTTGGCGAAGATCCTGCTAGCACTACTTATGTGAGCTCTAAAGCAAAGGCTTGTGAGCAGTGTGGAATTAAGTCTTTAGTTTATAAACTTGATGTAAACACAACTCAAAATGAGCTTTTGGCTTTGATTAATACTTTAAATCATGATGATAGTGTAGATGGAATTTTAGTTCAGCTTCCATTGCCAATACATATCAATAAAGATATAATCTTAGAAAACATTAATTTTAATAAAGATGTAGATGGTTTCCATCCATTCAATGTTGGGAATTTGAATCTTAATTTAAAAGGTGGCTTTTTACCATGTACGCCTTTAGGGGTTATGAAAATTTTAGAGCATTATAATATAAAATTACAAGGTGCTGATGTAGTTGTAATAGGAGCTTCTAATATAGTAGGCCGTCCTATGGCCACGCTTTTACTAAATGCTAATGCTAGTGTAAGTGTTTGTCATATTTATACAAAAGATTTAAAAGCTTATACAAAAAATGCTGATATTATCATCGTAGCAGCAGGTTGTCCAAATCTTTTAAAAGAAGATATGGTTAAAGAAGGTGCGATAGTAGTTGATGTAGGGATTAATAGAGTTGATGGAAAAATAGTAGGTGATGTTGATTTTGAAAATGTTAGTAAAAAAGCTAGCTATATTACTCCGGTACCAGGTGGAGTAGGGCCTATGACTATAGCAATGCTTTTGGAAAATACTATCAAATCAGCTAAAAATAGGATTAAAAAATGA
- the lepB gene encoding signal peptidase I, whose amino-acid sequence MNFLKKIYKFTQSWTGTLIVVLLIIFFFIQAFTIPSGSMKNTLLVGDFLFVKKFSYGVPTPHIPWVEIPVLPDFNKNGHLISGEGPKRGDIVVFRYPHEPKIHYVKRCVAKGGDEIVFANKTLYVRMIEGDEYMKDYYPNKTKIIGGRLFVKEPFIEKGIHYDSRVDIESVFFRYLNLGQFAMKPASFDELGANNIYGFNAYYYKVPENEYFMMGDNRDHSSDSRFWGSVDYKYIVGQPWFIYFSWDENKKVRWERVGRLVETIEKDERFIHHNESDIEALE is encoded by the coding sequence ATGAATTTTTTGAAAAAAATTTATAAATTCACGCAATCTTGGACAGGAACTTTAATAGTTGTTTTGTTGATTATATTTTTCTTTATACAAGCTTTTACTATACCAAGTGGTTCTATGAAAAATACTTTACTAGTAGGCGATTTTCTATTTGTAAAAAAATTTTCTTATGGTGTTCCAACACCACACATTCCTTGGGTTGAAATTCCTGTTTTACCTGATTTTAATAAAAATGGACATTTAATTAGTGGAGAAGGTCCAAAAAGAGGAGATATTGTAGTATTTAGATATCCACATGAACCAAAAATTCATTATGTAAAAAGATGTGTGGCTAAAGGTGGTGATGAAATAGTTTTTGCAAATAAAACTTTATATGTGCGTATGATTGAGGGCGATGAATATATGAAAGATTACTACCCTAATAAAACAAAAATTATAGGCGGAAGACTTTTTGTAAAAGAGCCTTTTATTGAAAAAGGAATACATTATGATTCTAGAGTGGATATAGAAAGTGTGTTTTTCCGCTATTTAAATTTGGGTCAATTTGCTATGAAACCTGCTTCTTTTGATGAATTGGGTGCTAATAATATTTATGGTTTTAATGCTTATTATTATAAAGTACCTGAAAATGAGTATTTTATGATGGGTGATAATCGTGATCATTCTAGTGATAGTAGATTTTGGGGAAGTGTGGATTATAAATATATAGTTGGACAGCCATGGTTTATTTATTTTTCATGGGATGAAAACAAAAAAGTCAGATGGGAAAGAGTAGGGCGTTTGGTTGAAACTATAGAAAAAGATGAGCGTTTTATTCATCATAATGAAAGCGATATAGAAGCTTTAGAATAA